A window of Callospermophilus lateralis isolate mCalLat2 chromosome 13, mCalLat2.hap1, whole genome shotgun sequence contains these coding sequences:
- the Rgs2 gene encoding regulator of G-protein signaling 2 — MQSAMFLAVQHDCVPMDKNAGSGPKNEEKREKMKRTLLKDWKTRLSYFLHNSSTPGKPKTSKKSKQQTFIKPSPEEALLWSEAFDELLASKYGLAAFRAFLKSEFCEENIEFWLACEDFKKTKSPQKLSSKARKIYTDFIEKEAPKEINIDFQTKTLIAQNIQEATSGCFTTAQKRVYSLMENNSYPRFLESEFYQDLCKRSQITTDPHTT; from the exons ATGCAAAGTGCCATGTTCTTGGCTGTCCAGCACGACTGCGTACCCATGGACAAGAACGCAGGCAGTGGTCCCAAGAACGAGGAGAAGCGGGAAAAGATGAAACGGACCCT tttgaaagaTTGGAAGACCCGTTTGAGCTATTTCTTGCACAATTCTTCTACTCCTGGGAAGCCCAAAACCAGCAAGAAAAGCAAACAGCAAACTTTCATCAA GCCTTCTCCTGAGGAAGCACTGCTGTGGTCAGAGGCATTTGATGAACTGCTAGCTAGTAAAT ATGGTCTTGCTGCATTCAgggcttttttaaaatctgagTTCTGTGAAGAAAATATTGAATTCTGGTTGGCCTGTGAAgacttcaaaaaaacaaaatcaccCCAAAAACTGTCCTCAAAAGCAAGGAAAATATATACTGATTTCATAGAAAAGGAAGCTCCAAAAGAG ATAAACATAGACTTCCAAACCAAGACTCTAATCGCCCAAAATATACAAGAGGCAACAAGTGGCTGCTTTACTACTGCCCAGAAAAGAGTATATAGCCTGATGGAGAACAACTCTTACCCGCGTTTCTTGGAGTCAGAATTCTACCAGGACTTGTGCAAAAGGTCACAGATCACCACAGATCCCCATACTACATGA